From Toxorhynchites rutilus septentrionalis strain SRP chromosome 2, ASM2978413v1, whole genome shotgun sequence, a single genomic window includes:
- the LOC129765964 gene encoding probable cyclin-dependent serine/threonine-protein kinase DDB_G0292550: MASILEIIKTTSSIVPQFDGNIDKLKAFADALNLVKTFETPENKATIINVILTKLEGRARNAFTETPTSVSEISKILKAKITTSPPEQVLAKMANLKQNGGIEQFCLDLEKLVFSLETAYTAKEIPPQVAKSMANKEGVKHLAGGLKNEKTSLIIRAGNFNSYSDAMTKALEENLNNASASVFAYSQTNRNANRFNNNVDTHYNNYRRRPNDFHNRGRNQNNFNRNNFNQNNFQNQPRNNYNRFGQQNQVRDQFSNINPQRNNNNNNRRNTNFNRPQQYIRLTGNESQPTDALQSEPALTLEENKHYGDQH, translated from the coding sequence atggCTAGCATACTCGAAATAATCAAGACTACATCGTCTATAGTTCCGCAATTCGACGGAAACATAGACAAACTGAAAGCCTTCGCTGACGCTTTAAACTtggtgaaaacatttgaaacaccGGAAAACAAAGCAACCATAATTAACGTCATACTAACCAAACTAGAGGGACGGGCGAGAAATGCATTCACTGAAACACCGACATCGGTGAGCGagataagcaaaattttaaaagcTAAAATAACGACCAGCCCACCGGAACAAGTTCTAGCTAAAATGGCTAACTTGAAACAAAACGGTGGAATCGAACAATTTTGCCTGGATTTAGAAAAATTGGTGTTCAGTTTGGAAACAGCGTACACCGCTAAAGAAATTCCGCCCCAAGTTGCCAAATCTATGGCAAACAAAGAAGGCGTCAAACATTTAGCCGGAgggttaaaaaacgaaaaaacctcgCTCATCATAAGAGCAGGGAATTTCAATTCATACTCCGACGCGATGACTAAAGCGTTGGAGGAAAACTTAAATAATGCGAGCGCATCAGTATTTGCATACTCGCAAACCAACAGAAACGCCAACCGTTTCAACAACAACGTTGACACACATTATAATAATTACAGGCGCAGGCCAAACGACTTCCATAACCGCGGTAGAAACCAAAACAATTTCAACCGCaacaatttcaaccaaaataatttccaaaaCCAACCGCGTAATAACTATAACCGTTTTGGCCAGCAAAACCAAGTTCGAGACCAATTCTCAAACATAAACCCACAgcgaaataacaacaacaacaataggcggaatacaaattttaaccGCCCTCAGCAATACATCCGCCTAACGGGAAACGAGTCACAACCGACGGATGCCCTCCAGTCCGAACCGGCATTGACATTGGAGGAAAACAAACATTACGGAGACCaacattaa